A stretch of the Aegilops tauschii subsp. strangulata cultivar AL8/78 chromosome 4, Aet v6.0, whole genome shotgun sequence genome encodes the following:
- the LOC109757388 gene encoding 17.9 kDa class I heat shock protein: MSLIRRSNVFDPFSLDFFDPFDGFPFGSGSNSSGSLIPRTSSDTAAFAGARIDWKETPEAHVFKADVPGLKKEEVKVEVEDGNILQISGERNKEQEEKTDTWHRVERSSGKFLRRFRLPENAKAEQVKASMENGVLTVTVPKEEAKKPEVKSIQISG; this comes from the coding sequence ATGTCGCTGATCCGCCGCAGCAACGTGTTCGACCCCTTCTCCCTCGACTTCTTCGACCCCTTCGACGGCTTCCCCTTCGGCTCCGGCAGCAACAGCAGCGGCAGCCTCATCCCGCGCACCTCCTCCGACACGGCGGCCTTCGCGGGCGCGCGCATCGACTGGAAGGAGACGCCCGAGGCGCACGTGTTCAAGGCGGACGTGCCGGGGCTGAAGAAGGAGGAGGTGaaggtggaggtggaggacggcAACATCCTCCAGATCAGCGGCGAGCGGAACAAGGAGCAGGAGGAGAAGACCGACACCTGGCACCGCGTGGAGCGCAGCAGCGGCAAGTTCCTCCGCAGGTTCCGGCTGCCGGAGAACGCCAAGGCGGAGCAGGTGAAGGCGTCCATGGAGAACGGCGTGCTCACCGTCACCGTGCCCAAGGAGGAGGCCAAGAAGCCCGAGGTCAAGTCCATCCAGATCTCCGGCTAG